The Crocosphaera subtropica ATCC 51142 genome includes a window with the following:
- a CDS encoding DUF3067 family protein, whose amino-acid sequence MTGQDLHQLLYSKWGRSYDIQLRKVKGKIFCQVMWKYLEQASFPMTEQEYFEHLNAIANYLTAWGSQQQIINYLETTNERPRLGKAVSIPLDLGEKSSEWILDE is encoded by the coding sequence ATGACAGGACAAGACCTACACCAATTATTGTACAGTAAATGGGGAAGATCCTACGATATACAGCTAAGAAAAGTCAAAGGTAAAATTTTTTGTCAGGTAATGTGGAAGTATCTCGAACAAGCATCATTTCCCATGACAGAACAAGAATACTTTGAACATTTGAATGCGATCGCAAACTACCTAACCGCTTGGGGAAGTCAACAGCAAATTATTAATTATTTAGAAACCACAAACGAACGTCCCCGTCTCGGAAAAGCAGTGAGTATTCCTCTTGACTTGGGGGAAAAAAGTTCAGAATGGATTTTAGATGAGTAA